A single region of the Lacipirellulaceae bacterium genome encodes:
- a CDS encoding POT family MFS transporter, with the protein MSDAASNDSESSGYLTSPPPSDKMPGGIPYIIGNEVAERFSFYGMRTILTVFMTKYLLDSSGALAPMSEEDAKYWYHTFIVAGYTFPLVGAIASDWLFGKYPTILALSVVYCLGHLALALDETRVGLFTGLILIAVGMGAIKPCVTAHVGDQFGSKNKHLMSRVFGWFYLSINLGAVLSSFLTPILLDPDKFRETFGNFGEQLISIGLEPGPSLAFGLPGILMAIATFVFWLGRHRFIHVPPRGKEFLEEAFSAESISAIKRLVPIYICVAAFWCLFDQTGSAWVLQAEKMNQTWMGYSWSPSQLQLANPAFILILVPLFSYLIYPVLDRIVPLTLLRKIGIGMFLAVPVFVISALIQIDIDQGGTPSVGWQMLAYLVLTAAEVLISISCFELSYTQAPNSLKSFIMSVFLLSIALGNEFTAVVNAVIQNEDGSTKLEGASYYWFFAGVMLVGAIAYVFAAIRFEGKTYIQGEEQA; encoded by the coding sequence ATGTCTGATGCCGCTAGCAACGATTCCGAATCTTCAGGCTACCTCACGAGCCCTCCGCCAAGCGACAAGATGCCGGGCGGGATACCTTACATCATCGGGAATGAGGTGGCAGAGAGGTTTAGTTTCTATGGCATGAGAACTATTCTGACAGTTTTCATGACGAAGTATTTGCTCGACTCTAGCGGTGCCCTCGCACCAATGAGCGAGGAAGACGCGAAGTACTGGTATCACACTTTTATCGTTGCCGGTTATACATTCCCCCTAGTAGGAGCTATCGCCTCCGATTGGCTATTTGGTAAATATCCAACAATTCTTGCCCTCAGTGTCGTCTATTGTTTAGGGCATCTTGCTTTGGCATTAGATGAAACTCGTGTCGGTCTCTTCACGGGACTGATTCTCATTGCCGTGGGCATGGGCGCCATCAAGCCCTGCGTGACTGCCCACGTCGGCGATCAATTTGGCTCAAAGAACAAGCATCTGATGAGCCGGGTGTTCGGGTGGTTCTACCTTTCGATCAACCTAGGAGCAGTGCTTTCTTCGTTCCTTACTCCAATCCTGTTGGATCCGGACAAGTTTCGTGAGACTTTCGGCAATTTCGGAGAGCAACTAATCTCCATCGGACTTGAGCCTGGACCATCCTTGGCTTTCGGACTTCCTGGAATACTGATGGCCATTGCCACTTTCGTGTTCTGGCTTGGTCGACATCGATTCATTCATGTTCCTCCTCGTGGAAAGGAGTTTCTAGAGGAGGCCTTTTCCGCAGAGAGCATCTCGGCGATTAAACGGCTCGTACCAATCTATATCTGTGTTGCAGCTTTCTGGTGCCTTTTCGACCAAACTGGCAGCGCATGGGTTCTGCAAGCCGAGAAGATGAACCAGACATGGATGGGGTACTCCTGGAGCCCTAGTCAGCTTCAGCTAGCTAACCCTGCATTTATCCTCATTCTTGTTCCGCTGTTTTCATACTTGATCTATCCCGTTCTCGATCGAATCGTACCGCTCACACTCTTGCGCAAGATAGGCATAGGCATGTTTCTCGCCGTGCCGGTATTCGTGATCAGTGCCTTAATCCAAATTGACATCGATCAAGGTGGTACCCCGAGCGTTGGTTGGCAGATGCTCGCCTACTTGGTTCTCACCGCTGCCGAAGTGCTGATTAGCATCAGTTGCTTCGAACTCAGCTATACCCAAGCCCCCAACAGTCTGAAGTCGTTCATTATGTCGGTTTTCTTATTGAGTATTGCACTAGGCAACGAATTTACCGCAGTCGTCAACGCCGTTATCCAAAATGAAGATGGAAGCACAAAACTCGAAGGGGCCAGTTATTACTGGTTCTTTGCAGGAGTCATGCTTGTTGGGGCAATTGCGTATGTATTCGCAGCAATACGATTCGAGGGCAAGACTTATATCCAAGGCGAAGAGCAAGCCTAG
- a CDS encoding response regulator transcription factor, producing MTRRTQIAIVDDHSLIRKGIIQVLSGRDDLAVAGEADNLSNALELFRTRHFDLAIIDLTLRESSGVQLIKETRRRFPNMRILVVSMEDEAIFKSRALKAGAHGYSEKKAPNSQFLTRIDEVLGLKEAEDPLEALVNESSDPQPLEVLSDREMEVFQAIGEGLSTRLIAERMHRSVKTVESFRARIKKKLDISDSNELMQRAVQWRCLRFGQQTGEDSTVLRIETARVA from the coding sequence ATGACCAGACGCACCCAGATAGCCATCGTTGACGACCACAGCCTAATCCGCAAAGGCATCATTCAGGTGCTCTCAGGACGAGACGATCTCGCTGTGGCAGGAGAAGCAGACAATTTATCCAATGCTCTCGAACTGTTCCGCACCCGCCACTTTGATCTCGCCATCATTGATCTCACACTACGTGAGAGCAGCGGTGTGCAACTGATTAAAGAGACGCGACGCCGCTTTCCTAACATGCGGATCCTAGTCGTCTCGATGGAAGATGAGGCGATCTTCAAGTCTCGGGCGCTAAAAGCGGGCGCCCACGGCTACTCGGAGAAAAAGGCTCCAAATAGCCAGTTTCTTACCCGCATTGACGAAGTCCTCGGCCTTAAAGAAGCCGAAGATCCGCTAGAAGCTTTAGTAAACGAATCCTCTGATCCGCAGCCGTTGGAGGTGCTCTCGGATCGTGAGATGGAAGTGTTCCAAGCCATCGGCGAGGGTCTTTCAACGCGCCTTATCGCTGAGCGAATGCATCGGAGTGTGAAAACCGTTGAATCGTTCCGGGCGCGCATCAAGAAAAAGCTCGACATCTCCGACAGCAACGAGCTGATGCAACGCGCAGTCCAGTGGCGTTGCCTACGTTTCGGTCAGCAAACCGGTGAAGATTCAACCGTCCTTCGAATTGAGACAGCACGGGTTGCGTAA
- a CDS encoding response regulator — MLVLSRRRNDKILFPNLGITIEILKLDGRSVRVGIKAPKQIDIRRHELDDRGEAVPEKSLPELIDLSAKESGSEIDSLSVAERDRQLRERVHLAALSLTELNSRLEVDQYPELEDAMFKMFFELKALDEEIDRRQKSLPPAEEPPKRTALLVEDNVNECRLLAGYLRCREFNVSVAHEGEAALSYLEDNEQPDVVLLDMNMPGVDGPSTVREIRQRKELDGLTILAVSGEDPAHYGVEVGPQGVDGWFPKPLDPESLVFRLAVGAEKKPA; from the coding sequence GTGCTAGTCTTATCGCGTCGTCGCAACGACAAAATACTTTTCCCCAATTTGGGGATCACGATCGAGATCCTGAAACTCGATGGCCGTTCTGTCCGTGTTGGAATCAAAGCTCCCAAGCAGATAGATATCCGGCGGCATGAGCTCGATGATCGTGGTGAAGCTGTTCCCGAAAAGTCGCTTCCTGAGCTCATTGACTTAAGTGCGAAAGAATCAGGCTCGGAAATTGACTCGCTGAGCGTCGCTGAACGAGATCGCCAGTTGCGGGAGCGGGTGCATCTCGCAGCACTCTCTTTGACAGAGTTGAACTCTCGATTAGAGGTAGACCAGTATCCTGAGCTTGAAGATGCCATGTTCAAGATGTTCTTTGAGCTCAAGGCACTCGACGAAGAAATTGATCGCCGACAGAAATCGTTGCCACCGGCTGAGGAACCACCGAAGCGAACCGCCCTTTTGGTAGAAGACAACGTTAACGAATGCCGCCTGTTGGCAGGGTACTTGCGTTGTCGCGAGTTCAATGTATCGGTCGCTCACGAAGGAGAGGCGGCGCTCTCTTATCTCGAAGACAACGAGCAGCCCGATGTGGTCCTCCTGGACATGAATATGCCTGGGGTCGATGGACCTAGCACCGTTCGAGAGATTCGCCAGCGAAAAGAGCTCGACGGCTTGACGATCCTGGCAGTGAGTGGCGAAGACCCAGCCCACTATGGGGTAGAAGTCGGCCCCCAAGGGGTCGATGGCTGGTTCCCAAAGCCACTTGACCCCGAGTCGCTCGTATTCCGATTGGCGGTAGGTGCTGAAAAGAAGCCAGCCTAG
- a CDS encoding response regulator — protein sequence MLTDSIGETVTMLLVEDDEIDAEAIRRAFRKARIANPIEHVQDGLEALELLQGSNGKQPLQRPYLILLDLNMPRMNGIEFLKQMRRDEQLRDSVVFVLTTSDDDQDKLQAYESQVAGYIVKSKAGEDFVNLIGMLDHYWRVVELPPEHDDFRK from the coding sequence ATGTTGACTGATTCCATCGGCGAAACCGTCACGATGCTCTTGGTCGAAGATGATGAAATTGATGCTGAGGCTATCCGTCGAGCGTTTCGAAAAGCACGAATTGCCAACCCGATAGAGCACGTTCAGGACGGTCTTGAGGCTTTGGAACTTCTTCAGGGCTCCAATGGCAAGCAGCCGCTTCAGCGGCCCTACCTGATCCTGCTCGACCTCAATATGCCCCGCATGAATGGCATTGAGTTCCTGAAGCAGATGCGACGCGATGAGCAACTGCGCGACAGTGTAGTTTTTGTCTTGACCACTTCGGATGACGATCAAGACAAGCTGCAGGCCTACGAGAGCCAAGTTGCCGGTTATATCGTCAAGTCAAAGGCGGGTGAAGATTTCGTCAATCTCATTGGGATGCTTGATCACTACTGGCGCGTCGTTGAGCTCCCGCCTGAGCATGATGACTTCAGGAAGTGA